TGGATCTCCAAAGAAAAGTGATCACGCCACCAGTGCATGATAGACGCATTAACATTTGCTATTTTTAGCTATTATCATGTGTCCTCATGTATTTCGGGGAACTAAGTACCTTTCGGCGAATTACTCTTTCATAAAGCAATACTATACATGCATGGTCTTGGAGAGTGAAAGTTTTCCTGTTGACGTAGCTGCTACCTCGTCATTATTTCAAAGGGCAACGTTTCTTGATTCATTTTATAGCAAGAAACTCCCGAAGCGTGCCGTTTGATTCGCTGCTGTATCGGCGAGTAAACTGAGGTAAGTTGAGGCTCACCAATGTGGCCTCCTTCTTAAACCTTAATGCTCCCGAAAAGTGCGTTGGAGTAAAaagtaatacaaaaaaaatttgttcaagGTTTAATAAGgtcaaaattgttttaaaatctgaTTCGAGTCGTGAAGAATACCTTTTTCTAACTGTGACAAGCCAGAAATGAATGGCGAAGTGAAAATCAATTTGAGGTACATAAACACTATAACGGCCGTTTGCAAGAAAACCTCTCTTGCAATCATCaagatttattttgttttccttcgtTAGTAAATTACAGATGTAAAATGCCAGCACAGACCCCTTTAGGAGGATATAAATCTCATAAAAAGCATCAAAGATGATAGGAAGAAACTGAAACTATTTACTTCTCTTCTGTCCGTGAATTCGTAGCAAGTACTGTTCTCAAGATAGATGTGAGTCTTAGATATACCTTAAAAAGAACGCTTTAAATGGATCGATCGCCaacgaaaatttcaaaatctggTACAACAAAAGTTGTGTTCAGTTACCTCTTATCCCCTCGAGAAATCCAGTCGATTTAAAATTCCCAAAACCCGAAAACCTTCCGAGGAGCCAAACCATAAGAGATGTTTAAACATTAATCGCCGAAAAGATCTGTTACGCAAAACTTAGAATAGATATTCATTGATGTCCTTGTCACGGCTTTCGGCTTGATCCCACGTAACTCTTGCAAACAACAAAATAGATTAGATTTAGGACAAATGAATCCTATCTTTGCATCATTGATTCGAGTCAATTTGACAATTTTCGGTCATTGTTTATTGCAgcaatggaaaaataaatacacaGTTTCCGTTTGACGCAGAAGTCGCAAAGAAAGCAAATACTTTTACGTATTTTGGCTGTTTTTAATTGCTTCAATTATGCTCAGAAACAGTTTTTCGATggttaagtgccgctctcgctaagagcagtcccctcgacttcccgtcgaaaaaggtttccttttattttttgtccaTGAAAAGGGGTTAGGACAcgtgtttcaaaaatagtttagttgttctctaGATCTCTTCCTTATCGCGTCGTCACTCTCGTGACACCCCTGTCCACCCGTGTGGAGTTTCACAGATTTTCACagatttcacagattttgtcgAGGGCacagcgactgcaataatattGACTCCACTATCTTGCTtaaagttacaagatgtatttaGTTAGGGTCGGGACGCACTGTACTGACAAACTATGTTTGGCCCTACCAAAAATCTGGACAAAATTTGTCTCtgccaaattttcaatttgttaaGCGTGGGCACACTAAGACACAGCAAAATATCTGTTAACCACATGTGTCAATCACGTGAGACAAGAGCCTCTATCGCAAACATAGCATGCACCATCGATGAGACACTTATAAAAATAAAGCCTCCAAAAGAAAGCGCTGTCGAATACTTAAGCCGATAAAAATCTAACAGTATTTCGCCCTGGAGATGGAGCTGGAACGTAAACTTGGGAACCGTAATAGTTTTATTCTGAGTAAGAATCGTTATGCAGCATACCGAGGTATGAATCTTCCACCTTCACAGTTTGATTGCCGCGCAATTAAGAAATAATTGTGGCGGGCTTTAGATTGAAATACTCCGACTAAAAATAGAGAttaaattttcttgattgaCATTTTCCTTCAAATCATGGCCTGTAAATTGACATATCTGTCAGATTTCACGCCTGAAAAAAAGAGGTGTCCTGCTTCGAGGCAGGACGACGGCGTCTCTGAAGTTTGGTAAGCCTTGACATAATTTGATCAATCTAAAAATCACCAGGCGCACTTGTCTCAGGGAACTGGTGACAGATTTTTTCGCAAAGTAAACGAAAATTTGCCCAGTGCGTTTGGGCCCTTGGTTCACAGacttcgaccttaatttgcatatcaaaaaatCACCAATTTgcacgaaagaattctcaaaatgcaggcgtttaTCGGGCTAAAAAAgtatatcagtgcatagtttataaaCTAAATAGGTCATCGAAACtcgcgggtatatctctaactatcatccaccaacatcttaaaaacaataCAAATCCATTTGTTTATTCTATTGCGCTCCTGTCAAAGATTATTTGCGTAATCAGAAAATTGACCAAGATTTTcctttgaccgttcaaacttcgtttgtttatcttctacgttgaggattttaagTTTATGGAAAATAGATGCCAAGTCGGCCGTAACGCTCGCGTGCTTctgtgacttacaaagtaaacaaagatgatcggaaggcgccttgtcaataattttcgttgaaatatcaggtcatgaactgCGCACTGTGCGGAAAAGATCagaattattaaataaaatatgCACTCTGGTCATTACGGACCTATCGCGTAGCTTTTAAGCCTTTAAGCGACGCGATACGAAAAAACTTATTGAATACATCTTCTAACTTGaagcaagatagaattccgtgagctatatTATTTCTGTCGCTGTGCGCTcgacaaaatctgtgaaatttacgcACGGGTGGTCTAGTcgaaaaatcacttttggcttgtggcgacgcaatAAAAGAGAACTGGAGAACAAcaaaactattttgaaatatGTGTCCAAACCCCTTTCCATTGgtaaaaagttaaagaaaacattttttcgacGGGAggtcgagaggaccgctcttagcgagagcggcacttaattaGCTTTGCATCCAAAGTAGATTTTGATCATGTGAATGTTCTATAAAATTTCCTTAAACACAGTTCGCTTCGTTTTCAGAGTTTCTGGTTTGAAAACACGAAGGTACATTGTGTAATAGATCTTTCCTGAAAGTCATCAAGCCTTATCATTTTAACATTAGAGAAAAGAAACACTTATTGTCTAAGTATATTTATTCACTTATTTTAACGTCAAAAGTTGGAAGCTGAAAGCCAACTTCTACTCATTTCATTAATTTCAGTCTCATTTGATGCAAAATATTATTAACTTCAGGCCAGTAACGGTATAAACACACCTGATATGCCATGTTGACTCACCGATTGAAAACACTTATAGTTATCACTAACAAATCACTATGTAAGCCTGGCATACTATTAAACATGATGTCATGAAATATCTGTAAGCAGTTACTTTCGCAGCATAGAGTTACGTAAGCCATCGCTCAGAATCCAAAATGAGATTTCTGTTGTATATAACCGTCAATCAAAGCGAAAGTTTTGAGGTTGTCTCCTCCGTGTAAAgcaaaaaggaataaaataagGTAGAAGTGGTTTAACTGACTATAAACCAAGTAGGTTAAATCAATATCGACACCAACTTTGATATAACTTATGGTTGTCTCTTGAATGACTCAGCccaaattttcctttatttaaccctcatgaatgaaaatttacttAAGGGTAGAAAAGTGTAATGCAACAATAGGTGTTAAAAGGTAGTTTTAGCTTGTTACATTTTAGCAAAGGTAATACCATGATTTCGAGTGGAATTTGGTGCTAATAagatcaagtaaatttttcaaagacaacaaaattgaaattgcatGATCctgtagggcaagtgcaatttttagtctttgaaatatttacaagtgCTTGTGACatcaaattgcaagagaaataaTGTTATTACTTGCTACTAATGAACGTGAAAAAACATTACAAAGTCAAGAGAGAAGAAATCTTAAAAGTGTGCGCTCTATTGGCTATTTGAACtggtgttacaactttgcactcctcgtgttacaactttgcacttgtgttacatgaggATGCACTcatttttagccaatcagaagcgcatgtttttttcatttgcattatAGTCAGAAATTTTCCACTCGTTCAGTATTTTCACACCAAACTTGACATAAAAACCTTGGTGTTATTTTGCAGACAAGATTAAAGCTTGCCTTCTTTTAAAACCACAATGTCTGAACAATGTGCAGTTCCCCTTTGTCTCCCGAACAACTGTAAATGGGACAAGCAGACAGGGGAGTACAGCAAGAGCGCTGGCCCCAGAGAAAGCCTTTGTGTTGTTGACGTAGCCATAGAGAGGCTCAAGAGCATCAAAGGTAGAGTTATCATTGCCTAGAATACAGCAAGAATTTATTACTGAATGTTTCAGTGTATTTTGATAAGATGATTTACATATCGAAGATGACAACttaataacaaaagaaaaagaaagaaaagaaaagaagaaaatgaaacgaaccagaccaaaaataaaagagaaatacaaACTGCTTCAGCTATTTCCGATTTAAATTAGTCTcagtattctccatactgttcctaagacatttcctaaggtgctgacaaggagaatttgtttaacaatcaagagcttctttagttggtgatcatttcctttattctcctgaccttgatgtgtgattcaggggtgataatgagaggagaaattagatgaagGTCCCTGTATTCTCTCATCGTTGTCTCTCGTTATTAAACTACGGCCAGGGTCAACAATAcctgctcttttttttttttcagggccAGTATGCGTGGTTTCAATCGCTGGTCCTTATCGCAAAGGAAAATCGTACATCCTGAGTAAAGCATTCGATCAGGGAGGAGTGTTTCCTCTTGGAGTTTCTCTAGATCCGGAAACCATGGGAATTTGGATGTGGATTGTTCCAGATAAGTTAAAGGTATTTAAGAGTAACATCTTCGGCGACGAAAAATACCCAAACTCTTTAACTACCGATTCAATCGGAAAAATAGATAAGAAGAGCAAAGAAGGATATGCAGGAAATTCTTAGCTTAAAAGTGGAGAAAGTCAGGACACAAACCTACACCGCCGGCGAGAGCGGATCGTACAGAAACATAACTCAACATCTGTTCCTGGGCTTTAGATATGCACTACTACCTGCAAAACTTATGATGGTTTTTCTTTACAGTCTTTTGAAATTTGGCTGTTTGAATAAATAGCATTCGTTTGCTGAGGTGAATTTAGTTAGACAGTCCGTTCTTTCGTCACTATTTTGTTTGATCTACCATAATATTTTTCCCAactatttttatcttaaaattaacaatttagttcaattctttctgATGTAATATTGAAGGTAAcaatctaaaggaaaaaaattaaggtaaaCGTTAATTCCGTTTCCAATATCgcactattttttattttctttgccttttctgAAAAGGACTCCAATGGACAGGAGTTCACAGTGGTTTTGCTTGACTCTGAAGGCATAGACGCCGTGTCAAGTGGTGAATCGAACGATCACTGTATTTTTACACTGACCATCCTTCTGGCTTCGGTACTGATTTACAACTCTGCTGATGTACCGACTAGAACTGATCTTCACGGACTAGAGTATCCTTAATCAAAGGTTTTGCTTTGTGAACCTTTCAATTGATGTTTAGCAGCTTCAGTATTGCCAATTATTAGATGGAGTCATATTGATTGAGTTTCTATGGAGAATAAAATACCAACTACATCAGTAGGTCAAAGAAGTGTAATACTTAAGTTTGTTATTTAAAAGACGAAAGATTTTAAGCTCAGTCGTCGAATAAGGAGCTTTGGAAAAAGATATCAGATGTCTCAAGAtagacaaatattttttctttcgccACGTTGGTGCTAACACGGATAACTTCTAAATTTTTAAGGCCCACTTTTCATATCGTGTTCGCcatgaaaagttttttctttgcataATTTAAATGACAATTCTAAGTCTCTGTTTGAATGTCCTGCGAATTAAATTGGTTTAGAAAAGATCTTTGACCTCCTGCAACAATGTCTCGGAAGACAGAAATCGAGTGAAGTGTGTGAATTACCAAAAtgtaaagtagaaaaaaaaaaacagagaaattaCTGTTACTCAAGATCAATTAGACACTGAAATCCATACATCGTCTAAGTAAAGATTATAGATATCTAACAGATCTGGATTTCAATATGGGAAACGTAGCTTTGTATTAActacttgtttaaaatttagGTTGGATGATTGATCTACCACTTTTTTCCTTGAATCCTTAACATTTATCACAGCTTTATCGTGAAACTCTCTCAGCGAATTCAGTTTCGTTCGTCAGCACAAACGAGTGATTCAGTTAGTGGAGAAAGTGTGCAAGCTGATACAAATCAATTTCGTAAAACATTTCCCTTCTTCATTTGGCTGCTGAGGGATGTTTTTCTGTGTATTCCAGGGGACTGTAACAGTATCAAGGATTTCTTCCTGTCAAGGGTGGGTttataaagtttgttttcaaggaTAACTTTATGCCAATTTGTTCGAAGGTAACTGATTAATAAGTGTTTTGTCATTGAGGCATAAATTCAACTTTTACTGCATAATACTTGTACTGGATAATGCCCTGAAGGAAAACTCAGGATCGTTTGCATAAGTTTCATTGTTTTAACAGATTGAACAGTGGAGAGAGGAAGGAAAAGTACGCGATTTCGAGCTACAGTGCTCATTGCGAAGAATTGCTCGTTAATTTTGAAGTAAAGCTGTCATCTTTCAATACCGCAGAAATACAACTGTCGGTAGTTTTGTTGCATCTAGGTTTTCAAATTCGACCATGCTTCAAAAGGCGACCAATCACATCAAGTGGCAGAGAGTATCTTGAATTTCTTCCCTGGGTTTGACGTTTTCAAGCTTCCTCAGCCTTCATCAGACCCGGAAGTGTTATTGAACCTTAACAGAGACGAGGTGCAGCAAGATGTGAAAAAGTCATTTTTCCAAGGAGTTCAGGAGTTCAAAGCACTGCTTAGGTCTAAGCTATCACCTAAGCGCAGTTTTAACGATGGAGAATACGTAACTGGTGAAGGTAGGTGGATTCCTCAGCCCTCTTCCCCTTATCcaccctccctctccccccccccccctcctacGTCATGAATTTACTAAATCCatgcaaaataaattgaaactttcTAATGAGCTTTGGGCATCAAGGGAATGGACGTAGTGCACTGAAATGACCTTTCACGGCCCAGTTAAAAATCCAGAGCAAATGCATAATCAGATCCTTACTTGATAACTTATTTTCAACGAAAAGGCCTTGGGAATTGAATTGAGATCATTTCGTTCAGGGTCATTCATGTCAAGTAAGAACACCTTTCTCCCGTTTATTTTGTGACTTTACCTTATATTGAAAATAGTCATCAGTAAAATTGATCATAGATGCAGATTTCTTTTTTAGCGCCTGATGTCCAGAATTTCTGATTATCAAAAATAGCTTTGAGTTTGAATCTTTAGAGTACCGCTCAGAAATTCGCATTTTTCATAAATCCCAAAAAATCTAAGATTCTATCATGTAACTTTTTAGAATTTGTGCAAGAGACGAAACTTGACATGGAAAACCCGCCTTTGTGAGACCCGTCAAAGATATTTAGTAACCGTAAATTATTTTTCCGTTTGATGTTAAATACGCAAGAAattgaatataaatttttaataaaattaattatttttctctctttaaaatCATAGCTCTTGCAGCTCTCGTTAATATTTACGTTTCTGCCTTGAACACTCCTGGTACAGTACCCAATGTGCAGAGTGCGTGGGAGAGCTTTGTGCACACTAAGTGCACTGAGACGAAACTTGCCGCCTTGCAGGTGTATGAAAAGATAATGACATCAGAGCTAGATGGTTCACTGCCTTGTGGCAGCGATAACATTCGTCAGGTTCAGGAAAGAGCTATTGAAGAAAGCATGAGGATTTTTCAGGAAGAAACTGTCGGAGTTTCCGCCTCGAGTAGCGTGAAGTATTTGGATGAGCTCATGGTAAGACTTCAACATTACAGTGTTATTATGAAGgtgctgattaaaaaaatttctaagaGAATGatcgaaaaagcttttgatGGTTAAGGGATATTCATCCTCGGGTAGTTTATTAATTCGATGGCGTTTTTAGTACACGCGTAGCAAATCTAGTTGAGATATATAAGGGTTTTCCAAGCACTTTTCAGTATTTAGTATTGCCTCAAAGGTTCATTAGCGCGGCTCCTGTCAGGAACACTCAGTATTTTAGTTTCCTGAGGACGCCTACGTTTCAGACTAAAAGTACGACCTTATTATGAAATAAGCATCGTTATTTTTTTAGGAGAGTATGAACGAAGGGTTGAAACGATGGCAAGATGAGAACAAACGATTAACGAAAGAACAATGCCATAAACTGCTGAgggccttaaaaaaaaaacacttggaCCCCATTCTGAGGGAGCTAAGCGGCAAGGATGGAGCAGCAGTCAGCTTTGCTCAGATCATTGGTGGCTACTCAGCAATTGAACAGGGATTTAATCGTGACGCAAAGGGAGCCAAAGACGTTTGCGCTCAAGTGTTTTACGAGTTTCATCCGGTAGGCCAAGCTGAGCCAACCAGTTAGAGCTGTCCATCAATCTGAAAcctttttgtttctctttataAGGGATTTAAGATTTGcttatttgtcaattttttctctctatCAGTATTGAGGATGATCACTCTCTTCTTTGCTTTGTTACCAAAATTGTGTTTTCATTAACGAGAAAAACAGAATGATGGAAACTTAAGTGAAGGTTTCTCCGTGAAGCCATATCAGTCATCTAAACCATTATTTGGACATTGTAGGAAATGCAGGCAGAGATGGAGAAACACATGGCATACTTGCAAAAGCTGAAAGACTTCGACGTGTCTTTGGCTTtcgaaaaacaagaaaaggctCGTTTGGAGCAGGAGAGACGACGAATAGAGGTGACACATTGAATAACTAGCGAAAGAGATACTATTGCCCCCGCACATACCTACAGGTTATATGATTATATCTTCATTTCAATCAGTCTccctaaatttgttttcttacgtttgaatcaaaataatttgaggGTAAATATTTGTCGAGCGTGGAGTTACAGTCAAGCAGCTCAATGATAACTGTTCAAACTAGCCTCAAGCGCTGGCGCTAGCACCTATCTCTTTCTTGCAGTATGAAAATAACTCAGTTTTGGTTGCTCAATGCGTTCACACCCAACGAACAGTAAATTTTGTAAAGCTTTAAAGATTATGtgtattatttaaaaatttgtaattatagTAATGACGACTTAAACATATtatgtaataataatgataatagtaataacaataaagTGAATAGTAATGGTAAAAATAGGGTTCATGCAATATGCAACAAATTCCACTGCGTTTGGAGCAATAGTTGGTTCTCGCAATTGACCTATTACAACCTATATCAACAATGCATAACGATCTATGATTGAATTCTAGGAAGAGAATGCTCGGTTGGAAAAGGTGCGGCGTGCGATAAACAAAGAGGTGGGTTTCCTcgtatctgttttttttttttgtttgcttattgATTTATTGGGTAGTTTTGTTTGTTGCCATTGttgcctttgttttgtttctttcattgttttttattcCTTGGGTGTTTCTATGAGGTAATAAAGTGTTAGCACATCACCCATGATCACTTTTTCGCGGTTTGCTTCCATATTTGTTCAATACTAACACCATTCTATCAATGTCCCTATTCCAGCGCCCACCTAAGTCTGATTAATTGCCATTCATTACTATGCTCCAGTTCAATTGAAAAAGTGAGTAGAAATAAGCTTAAAATGTTTCAGATATCAATTTGTGAATTTCGTGTTTTGTTGTAGATGGAAATTCTGAAAGCTAAGCAAGAGGAAGACAGAAAACGCTTGGAACAGCAGATTAGAGCGGACACGGAAGCCTTTGGGGAGCAAATAACGAACATAATTAAAGCAAACATGGAAGAGCTGCGAAAGGATCGAGAGGCAATGGTCCAGCAGAATCAAACCGTTAAGGAGGCAATGGAGCAGATGCAGCagttaatggaaaaaaagaatgacCAATTTGTCGAGCTACAGAAGCAAATTGTTGCTTCCGCAAGCAGGCCACCTCCTCCCCCACCGAAGAAAAGATTTTGTGTTATTTCGTAAAAACACGGTCAGTTTACCTTTCACATAACACCTGACTCCGAagatttaacttttctttttgttcaaaggGGCTGCTGATGGTGAAATAAGCGACTATAACCAAGTAGCGGGCTATAGAAAGCCTGTAAGTATCAGTAGACTGCCATCAGGTTATTTCTATTTAAGTTACTTGCCGTTATTTCAGAAGTTTATTCACTTCTAGAGATCTGTGAATTATATCTATGTTATAACTGACTTGACTACAATAAACTGGTGTTAAACCAAAAAAGTCTGCATGGTTTTATAATGAAAATCTTAAATCTTATGGTATCATTACTTTGGAGGTATTTGTGCGATCAAAAGGGGAAATGAGTTGGCTTGTGTGGCGGACGTTATAGAAGACAGCTGAAATTCTTCAGAAGTCCAGCACTGGTCACCgatcaaatttgaaacttcTTTCACTTGATTGAGGCTAGGAGATAACTGCATCATGCTATTAGAAGGCTTATCGCTAACTAAGGACACAATAAGGAGTCGCATCGAGATGACTTTTTAGGCAAGTTATGGCTAACAGATATGAAATGTCTATACCAGTTCTTCGGCATACCTCAATATTGTATCCGAGAATATTGCTTGAAAATGAAAGGCTTTAGGGCATTATGTATGTAtataataatgattattattgGACTGAGATGACTTCAACGCGTGGGAAGATCTACAAACTCTTGTACAACTGCAGGAAAACACCCTAAAGAAGATAAAAAGTTAATGTATTTGTATTAATCAAAAGGCTAAAAACCATCCTAACAATAGAGTTGTAGCTTAACTTAATGAAGGCAATGATCCTCTCTTAGAGAAGGTAATTGTATTCTCCTCTCTTTCTCACGGTCTG
This region of Pocillopora verrucosa isolate sample1 chromosome 3, ASM3666991v2, whole genome shotgun sequence genomic DNA includes:
- the LOC131783672 gene encoding guanylate-binding protein 6-like encodes the protein MSEQCAVPLCLPNNCKWDKQTGEYSKSAGPRESLCVVDVAIERLKSIKGPVCVVSIAGPYRKGKSYILSKAFDQGGVFPLGVSLDPETMGIWMWIVPDKLKDSNGQEFTVVLLDSEGIDAVSSGESNDHCIFTLTILLASVLIYNSADVPTRTDLHGLDFIVKLSQRIQFRSSAQTSDSVSGESVQADTNQFRKTFPFFIWLLRDVFLCIPGDCNSIKDFFLSRVFKFDHASKGDQSHQVAESILNFFPGFDVFKLPQPSSDPEVLLNLNRDEVQQDVKKSFFQGVQEFKALLRSKLSPKRSFNDGEYVTGEALAALVNIYVSALNTPGTVPNVQSAWESFVHTKCTETKLAALQVYEKIMTSELDGSLPCGSDNIRQVQERAIEESMRIFQEETVGVSASSSVKYLDELMESMNEGLKRWQDENKRLTKEQCHKLLRALKKKHLDPILRELSGKDGAAVSFAQIIGGYSAIEQGFNRDAKGAKDVCAQVFYEFHPEMQAEMEKHMAYLQKLKDFDVSLAFEKQEKARLEQERRRIEEENARLEKVRRAINKEMEILKAKQEEDRKRLEQQIRADTEAFGEQITNIIKANMEELRKDREAMVQQNQTVKEAMEQMQQLMEKKNDQFVELQKQIVASASRPPPPPPKKRFCVIS